In Brevibacillus brevis NBRC 100599, a single genomic region encodes these proteins:
- the alr gene encoding alanine racemase translates to MKSFCRDTWVEVDLDAIRANLETFKRHLPEKTDIMAVVKADGYGHGAVHVGKEALASGADSLAVALLDEALILRRAGITAPILVLGYTPVESIVTASELEVELTAYSVEWITEANDILQKNDHKPVGIHVKTDTGMGRLGVRTKEDLLAVVGALEECSKLKWTGIFTHFACADEPDTTHVRRQHDLFQSFLQALREANKKLPTVHCCNTAAAIAFPDWGYDTIRLGIGLYGLYPSLYMKERADVILTPALALKTRIAHVKKADEPFTVSYGATHTAQPDEWIATLPIGYADGYSRLLSNRGEVLYNGTRYPIAGRVCMDQIMVSLNSTEAAVNDEVVLYGKQGDEEISLDEIADLLGTINYEVPCMLNYRIPRLYLRDQKVTDVFHPLTMKHSSHENVNI, encoded by the coding sequence ATGAAATCGTTTTGTCGTGACACTTGGGTAGAGGTTGATTTGGATGCCATCCGGGCGAACCTCGAGACATTCAAACGCCATTTGCCAGAAAAAACGGATATTATGGCTGTTGTGAAAGCAGACGGGTATGGTCATGGTGCTGTCCATGTTGGAAAAGAAGCGTTGGCGAGCGGTGCAGATTCACTTGCAGTCGCATTGCTCGATGAAGCGCTTATTTTGCGGAGGGCAGGGATCACAGCACCGATTTTAGTGTTGGGATACACACCTGTCGAGTCCATTGTCACTGCAAGCGAGCTGGAAGTGGAGTTAACTGCTTACAGCGTCGAATGGATCACGGAAGCGAACGACATTCTTCAGAAAAACGATCACAAGCCTGTCGGAATTCATGTGAAGACCGATACGGGGATGGGACGTTTGGGCGTTCGGACAAAGGAAGATTTGCTTGCGGTTGTAGGTGCCCTTGAAGAATGCTCGAAGCTTAAGTGGACAGGCATTTTTACGCATTTTGCCTGCGCGGATGAACCAGATACAACCCATGTGCGACGACAACACGACTTGTTTCAATCCTTTTTGCAAGCACTGCGTGAAGCAAATAAAAAATTGCCGACCGTTCATTGCTGCAATACGGCTGCGGCTATCGCATTTCCCGATTGGGGGTATGATACGATTCGTTTAGGCATAGGTTTATACGGATTGTATCCTTCTTTGTACATGAAAGAACGTGCGGATGTTATTCTTACCCCCGCGCTGGCGCTCAAGACCAGAATTGCCCACGTGAAGAAGGCAGATGAGCCATTTACCGTCAGCTATGGTGCTACGCATACAGCACAGCCGGATGAGTGGATTGCAACGCTGCCGATTGGATACGCAGATGGCTATTCTCGCCTTTTGTCCAACCGCGGTGAGGTGTTGTACAATGGCACGCGCTACCCGATTGCAGGCAGAGTTTGCATGGACCAAATCATGGTCAGCCTGAATTCGACAGAAGCAGCGGTCAATGATGAGGTCGTCTTGTATGGTAAGCAGGGTGATGAGGAAATCTCCTTGGATGAAATTGCCGATTTGCTGGGAACAATCAATTACGAGGTTCCTTGTATGCTGAATTACCGAATTCCGCGCCTTTATTTGCGCGACCAGAAGGTAACGGACGTATTTCACCCATTGACGATGAAGCACTCGTCCCATGAAAATGTAAATATCTAG
- a CDS encoding CopG family ribbon-helix-helix protein, with product MVGGGFVLSKSNTKRIMISLPQHLLQEVDGVIQKEKSNRSEFIRQAMHLYLKERKKRTIRETMQKGYMEMAKINLNMASEAFGAEEEADHTLVRLVSGV from the coding sequence ATGGTTGGAGGTGGATTTGTCTTGTCGAAGTCAAACACGAAACGCATCATGATCAGCTTGCCACAACACTTGCTTCAGGAAGTGGATGGCGTTATTCAAAAGGAAAAATCCAATCGCAGCGAGTTTATTCGTCAAGCGATGCATTTGTATTTGAAAGAGCGAAAAAAACGTACAATCCGTGAGACCATGCAAAAAGGGTACATGGAGATGGCGAAGATCAATCTGAATATGGCATCGGAGGCTTTTGGCGCTGAAGAAGAGGCTGACCATACTCTTGTCCGCTTAGTTAGCGGGGTGTGA
- a CDS encoding type II toxin-antitoxin system PemK/MazF family toxin yields MIVKRGDVFFADLSPVVGSEQGGVRPVLVIQNDIGNRFSPTVIVAAITAQIQKAKLPTHVEIDAKTYGFDRDSVILLEQIRTIDKQRLTDKITHLDDEMMDRVNESLQISLGLIDF; encoded by the coding sequence GTGATTGTCAAACGTGGCGATGTGTTTTTCGCGGACCTGTCCCCGGTCGTTGGCTCTGAGCAAGGAGGCGTACGGCCTGTTTTAGTCATTCAAAACGACATTGGAAATCGATTTAGTCCGACGGTCATCGTCGCAGCCATTACGGCGCAGATTCAAAAGGCGAAGCTGCCTACGCATGTGGAAATTGACGCAAAAACTTATGGATTTGATCGTGACTCCGTTATTCTGTTGGAACAAATACGAACCATTGACAAACAACGTCTAACTGATAAAATTACGCATCTCGATGACGAGATGATGGATCGGGTTAATGAATCCTTACAAATCAGTTTAGGACTCATTGATTTTTAA
- a CDS encoding anti-sigma regulatory factor: MSKLFGFGTITQSRIATSISELARNIYLYAGAGAIIISPIEREGMIGLQITANDNGPGIPDIRQALDDGYSTSGALGAGLPGVRRMMDEFEIHSTLGEGTRVVVVKWSDQAKEE; encoded by the coding sequence ATGTCGAAGCTGTTTGGCTTTGGCACGATCACGCAGTCCCGCATCGCCACGTCAATCTCTGAATTAGCTCGCAACATTTATTTGTATGCGGGCGCGGGGGCGATCATCATTTCGCCGATTGAGCGCGAAGGAATGATCGGCTTGCAAATAACAGCAAATGACAACGGTCCAGGGATTCCTGATATTCGCCAGGCATTAGATGATGGCTATTCGACTTCGGGTGCCCTCGGAGCCGGATTGCCGGGTGTCAGGCGCATGATGGATGAATTTGAGATCCACAGTACCCTGGGTGAAGGAACGCGTGTTGTTGTTGTGAAGTGGAGCGATCAAGCAAAGGAGGAATGA
- a CDS encoding PP2C family protein-serine/threonine phosphatase produces MVTRSFQEEYVKILRDYLSAQGEDQLYGAQQLGKWMLSQDISPEEITDLHAQALEQLGEVPEFVRSSFSILTEVMIEYGNEHRSVNSWRNRHQQMESEIAVAKAMQQSLLPSEVPVYSELEIGVVSIAAKQISGDYYDFIEQSEGRFGVAIADITGKGMPAAMCMSMVKYGLDSLGQMELGPDEMLHHLNRIVGRNIDPSMFVTMMFGSYDSKKHCFRYAMAGHEPGFLYRSAEGKFYDLEGRGNALGLCPNSEYEVQEICLEINDVLILLTDGVTECKNNRYYLQREELVHHLQKEVGESAQKMANGLYNRLLLLSQFNLLDDYTMIVLRRT; encoded by the coding sequence ATGGTAACCCGGAGCTTCCAAGAAGAGTATGTAAAAATTCTTCGGGATTACCTGAGTGCTCAAGGGGAGGACCAGCTTTATGGAGCCCAGCAGTTGGGCAAATGGATGCTTTCTCAAGATATTTCACCAGAAGAAATAACTGATTTGCACGCGCAAGCGCTTGAGCAGCTCGGGGAAGTGCCAGAGTTTGTGCGTTCCTCCTTCTCCATTTTGACAGAGGTCATGATTGAATATGGGAACGAGCACCGATCCGTAAATAGCTGGCGCAATCGCCATCAGCAAATGGAATCAGAAATAGCCGTGGCGAAAGCGATGCAGCAATCACTTTTGCCAAGTGAGGTTCCAGTCTATTCAGAACTGGAGATTGGCGTAGTGAGTATTGCTGCGAAACAAATCTCGGGCGACTATTACGACTTCATTGAGCAAAGTGAAGGGCGTTTTGGTGTCGCCATAGCAGACATTACCGGAAAAGGAATGCCTGCTGCGATGTGTATGTCGATGGTGAAATATGGGCTAGACAGCCTTGGACAAATGGAGCTGGGTCCCGATGAAATGCTGCACCATTTAAACAGGATCGTGGGAAGAAACATTGATCCGAGCATGTTTGTGACGATGATGTTTGGCAGTTACGACTCGAAGAAGCACTGTTTCCGTTATGCCATGGCAGGACATGAGCCAGGATTTTTGTATCGGTCGGCCGAAGGAAAGTTTTACGATCTTGAAGGACGAGGGAACGCACTCGGTTTATGCCCAAACAGTGAATACGAGGTTCAGGAGATTTGTTTAGAAATAAATGATGTTCTGATTCTTCTGACGGATGGTGTAACAGAATGCAAAAATAACCGATATTATTTGCAAAGGGAAGAGCTTGTACACCATTTGCAAAAAGAGGTTGGCGAATCTGCCCAAAAGATGGCAAACGGCCTGTACAATAGACTGCTTCTGCTCTCCCAGTTTAACCTGCTGGATGATTACACCATGATTGTGCTTCGAAGAACTTAA
- a CDS encoding anti-sigma factor antagonist (This anti-anti-sigma factor, or anti-sigma factor antagonist, belongs to a family that includes characterized members SpoIIAA, RsbV, RsfA, and RsfB.), whose amino-acid sequence MDLLIQTTSLETEHRVVLGGDIDAFTAPKVKETLMSLVTKPDINHITVDLEAVEYMDSTGIGIFIGIMKECFQRNRTFEVHKMSPRVERLFRITGLYDHIAIRKGESE is encoded by the coding sequence ATGGACCTGCTAATTCAGACAACGAGCCTTGAAACTGAGCACCGAGTGGTCCTTGGTGGAGATATTGATGCTTTTACAGCACCGAAAGTAAAGGAAACACTCATGTCACTCGTCACCAAGCCGGACATCAATCACATTACGGTTGATTTGGAAGCAGTAGAATACATGGACAGTACCGGAATCGGAATTTTCATCGGGATTATGAAAGAGTGCTTCCAAAGAAATAGAACATTTGAGGTGCACAAAATGTCTCCGCGTGTGGAAAGGCTATTTCGCATCACTGGCTTATACGATCATATTGCCATCCGCAAAGGAGAGAGCGAGTAA
- the rsbW gene encoding anti-sigma B factor RsbW codes for MGPNRPQADVIQLTLPSKAEYLGVARLTVSGIANRMGFSYEEIEDIKLAVGEACTNVVRHAYKETENPGSIHIQCHVYEDRLMIEVSDQGVGFSNELIAEQLTPIYAGKSLEDLDEGGLGLYLIHTLMDEVETRSESGVVVSMTKYVRQDGVAGNDWTISEAEI; via the coding sequence ATGGGTCCAAATCGACCTCAGGCAGACGTGATTCAATTGACTCTGCCAAGTAAGGCGGAGTATTTGGGAGTTGCACGTCTGACTGTATCCGGTATAGCCAACCGTATGGGCTTTTCTTATGAAGAGATTGAGGATATCAAGCTTGCCGTCGGAGAAGCATGCACGAATGTAGTAAGACATGCATACAAGGAAACAGAGAATCCTGGCTCCATTCATATCCAATGCCACGTTTATGAGGATCGGTTGATGATCGAGGTAAGCGATCAGGGCGTTGGATTTTCGAATGAGCTCATTGCTGAGCAACTGACGCCGATTTATGCAGGGAAAAGCCTTGAGGATTTGGATGAGGGCGGGCTTGGGCTCTATCTCATTCACACGCTTATGGATGAGGTGGAGACTCGCTCTGAATCAGGAGTAGTAGTCTCCATGACCAAGTATGTTCGGCAGGATGGGGTGGCTGGCAATGACTGGACAATCTCGGAAGCAGAAATATAG
- the sigB gene encoding RNA polymerase sigma factor SigB, which yields MTGQSRKQKYSPEELKELIHLYGETKDPTIQEQLVRAYTPLVESLAKKFVRGQVMYEDLVQVGLIGLLASFRRFDPSFERTFESFAIPTIVGEIKRYIRDKTWSVYVPRRVKELSPKIKRVVDELTIKLQRSPQIADIANSLGVSEEAILETLEMGRSYHSLSMDSELEADLDGNTISLLDLVGTMEEGYGAVEQNLMLERALQILDHREKEIIQLTFYQNLSQKQAGDIMGMSQMHISRLQRRALGKLREALRVEQLETAT from the coding sequence ATGACTGGACAATCTCGGAAGCAGAAATATAGTCCAGAGGAGTTGAAGGAGCTCATCCACCTGTATGGTGAAACAAAAGATCCTACGATACAGGAACAACTGGTGAGGGCCTATACTCCTCTTGTGGAATCGTTAGCGAAGAAGTTTGTTCGCGGACAAGTCATGTATGAAGACCTCGTGCAAGTCGGATTAATCGGCCTGCTTGCTTCCTTTCGTCGGTTCGACCCTAGCTTTGAACGGACATTTGAGAGCTTTGCGATACCGACTATCGTGGGGGAGATTAAGCGCTATATTCGGGACAAGACATGGAGTGTCTATGTTCCGCGCAGGGTAAAGGAACTGAGTCCCAAGATCAAACGAGTGGTCGACGAGCTCACGATCAAGCTACAGCGTTCTCCCCAAATTGCGGACATTGCCAACAGCCTCGGCGTTTCAGAGGAAGCGATTCTAGAGACGTTGGAGATGGGGCGCAGCTATCATTCTCTCTCTATGGACAGTGAGCTGGAAGCGGATCTGGACGGCAACACCATTTCTTTACTCGACCTAGTAGGGACGATGGAAGAAGGGTACGGAGCAGTCGAGCAAAATCTGATGCTGGAGCGGGCCCTGCAAATTTTGGATCACCGTGAAAAAGAAATCATTCAATTAACTTTTTATCAAAATTTGAGTCAGAAGCAAGCGGGGGACATCATGGGGATGTCGCAGATGCATATATCCCGCCTTCAGCGCAGGGCGTTGGGCAAGCTGAGAGAAGCATTGAGAGTGGAACAGCTGGAAACCGCGACGTAG
- a CDS encoding Tex family protein, producing MELTLMIQTIAQDTGVKPHQVERTVALLDEGNTVPFIARYRKEMTGQLDETQIRAIEERVRYLRNLSVRKEEVVRLIDEQGKLTDELRAAIERATKLQEVEDLYRPYRQKRRTRATMAKEKGLEPLANYLMSLPKAGNPEEEAKPYINPEKGVETTEQALQGAMDIVAELLSDDPEIRQWVRQRSVQKGLLLTEQKAEEADEKNVYQMYYAYSEPLKKVVPHRVLAINRGENEGILKVSIEAPVAEILAWMQKRTIPRDTVARDLLTVTVEDAYKRLIAPSIEREVRAELTEAAEERAIHIFAENLRNLLLQPPVKGKVVLGVDPAFRTGCKLAVVDETGKLLEVAVVYPTPPANKVAEATVKVKQMIETYGVTVVAIGNGTASRETEQFIATLLKELKREVMYIIVNEAGASVYSASALAKEEFPDLDVAERSAASIARRLQDPLAELVKIDPKSVGVGQYQHDVSQSRLADSLQFVVESAVNHVGVDVNTASPSLLQYVSGISRQVAGNIVKKREEIGMFTERSQLKAVPRLGAKTYEQCIGFLRVMDGANPLDKTPIHPESYEATHQLLSMLGISAQEIGSENCKERVQSLDVKETAAKLGIGEPTLQDIVDSLLRPGRDPRDELPKPLLRSDVLQLSDLSVGMKLQGTVRNVVDFGAFVDIGLKNDGLVHISRLKKGFVKHPLEVVTVGDIVDVWVVEIDEKRQRVGMTMIAPTEG from the coding sequence ATGGAGCTTACGTTGATGATCCAGACAATCGCCCAAGATACGGGTGTCAAACCTCACCAGGTGGAGCGCACGGTTGCCCTCCTGGATGAAGGAAACACGGTTCCTTTTATTGCCCGCTACCGCAAAGAAATGACGGGGCAGCTAGATGAAACACAAATTCGAGCGATTGAGGAACGCGTTCGCTATTTACGCAACCTGTCAGTGCGGAAGGAAGAAGTCGTTCGGCTCATCGATGAGCAAGGCAAGCTGACGGACGAGCTACGCGCAGCTATTGAGCGTGCGACAAAGCTGCAAGAGGTAGAGGACCTGTACCGCCCTTACCGCCAAAAACGCCGCACGCGTGCAACCATGGCTAAGGAGAAGGGACTAGAGCCACTTGCCAACTACCTCATGAGCTTACCGAAAGCCGGGAATCCGGAAGAAGAAGCAAAACCATATATCAACCCGGAAAAAGGCGTCGAGACAACTGAGCAAGCTCTGCAAGGAGCAATGGACATCGTGGCGGAACTTCTGTCTGATGACCCGGAAATTCGCCAGTGGGTTCGTCAACGCTCCGTGCAAAAAGGATTGCTTCTGACGGAGCAAAAAGCCGAAGAAGCAGACGAGAAAAATGTATACCAAATGTATTACGCATATAGTGAGCCTCTGAAAAAGGTCGTTCCCCATCGGGTACTGGCTATTAATCGGGGAGAAAACGAAGGCATTTTGAAGGTTTCCATTGAAGCGCCTGTCGCAGAGATTTTGGCTTGGATGCAAAAACGCACCATTCCGCGTGATACAGTTGCCCGCGATTTGCTGACAGTGACAGTCGAGGACGCGTATAAGCGTCTGATCGCCCCTTCTATTGAACGAGAGGTGCGCGCCGAGCTGACAGAGGCAGCCGAGGAACGTGCTATTCACATCTTTGCAGAAAACCTGCGCAATTTACTGCTCCAACCGCCTGTAAAAGGCAAAGTCGTCCTTGGGGTAGATCCGGCGTTTCGGACAGGCTGTAAGCTCGCTGTTGTAGACGAAACCGGGAAACTGCTCGAGGTTGCCGTCGTTTATCCGACCCCTCCGGCCAATAAAGTGGCAGAAGCTACAGTGAAAGTGAAGCAGATGATCGAAACCTATGGGGTTACGGTTGTCGCGATTGGGAACGGTACTGCTTCGCGCGAGACAGAACAGTTCATTGCCACGCTACTGAAAGAGCTGAAGCGAGAGGTAATGTACATCATCGTGAACGAGGCAGGAGCATCCGTGTATTCTGCATCGGCCTTGGCCAAGGAGGAATTCCCGGACCTGGATGTAGCAGAGCGAAGTGCGGCATCGATCGCACGACGTTTGCAAGACCCGCTCGCTGAGTTGGTCAAAATCGATCCAAAGTCCGTCGGAGTTGGTCAGTACCAGCACGATGTTTCCCAATCGAGACTGGCAGACAGTCTACAGTTTGTGGTTGAGTCTGCCGTAAACCATGTCGGGGTAGATGTGAATACGGCTTCTCCTTCTCTCTTGCAGTATGTATCAGGAATCAGCCGTCAAGTGGCGGGGAATATCGTGAAAAAACGGGAAGAGATCGGGATGTTCACGGAGCGCTCTCAGCTTAAGGCGGTTCCTCGCTTGGGCGCCAAAACGTACGAGCAGTGTATCGGATTTCTGCGCGTGATGGATGGAGCGAATCCACTGGATAAAACACCGATTCATCCGGAATCGTACGAGGCGACTCACCAGCTACTGTCGATGTTGGGCATTAGCGCTCAGGAGATCGGCAGTGAGAACTGCAAGGAACGCGTGCAGTCTTTAGATGTAAAAGAGACTGCTGCGAAGCTCGGGATTGGCGAACCTACGCTGCAAGACATTGTAGACAGTCTCTTGCGTCCTGGTCGCGATCCGCGAGACGAGCTGCCAAAACCACTCTTGCGAAGTGATGTCCTCCAGCTCTCTGATCTGAGTGTGGGCATGAAGCTGCAAGGTACCGTGCGCAACGTGGTCGACTTCGGAGCGTTTGTGGATATCGGTCTAAAAAACGACGGACTCGTTCACATTTCCCGTTTGAAGAAGGGCTTTGTGAAGCATCCGCTTGAAGTGGTGACTGTTGGCGATATCGTAGATGTATGGGTAGTAGAAATTGACGAAAAACGTCAGCGTGTAGGGATGACCATGATCGCTCCAACAGAAGGATAA
- the cmpA gene encoding cortex morphogenetic protein CmpA — MPQWMRRQLQRAFNGKDVRQIRVLNSCWFLYLEKNGGRPD; from the coding sequence ATGCCACAATGGATGCGCAGGCAGTTGCAACGTGCCTTTAATGGGAAGGACGTTCGCCAAATCCGTGTGCTCAACAGTTGCTGGTTTTTATATTTAGAAAAAAATGGCGGCCGCCCTGACTGA
- a CDS encoding SprT family protein, translating to MTDTELQMLVEQISSEFFAKPFRHQARFNSRLRTTGGRYLLRSHDIELNPKHLQEHGVEELIAIIKHELCHYHLHIEKRGYRHADRDFQLLLRHVGGSRYCQQVGSGRTTLPYRYELVCKECGMSYKRKRKMNPSRYRCGRCKGKLLLRELTM from the coding sequence ATGACCGATACGGAACTGCAAATGCTGGTAGAGCAAATATCCAGCGAATTTTTTGCCAAGCCCTTTCGCCATCAGGCCCGCTTTAACAGCAGATTGCGGACGACTGGCGGAAGGTACTTGCTACGCTCGCATGACATTGAATTGAACCCAAAGCATTTGCAGGAGCATGGGGTAGAGGAATTGATTGCGATCATTAAGCATGAGCTTTGCCATTATCATTTGCACATAGAAAAGAGAGGGTATCGTCACGCTGATCGGGATTTTCAACTGCTTCTGCGTCACGTGGGGGGAAGCCGATACTGTCAACAGGTAGGAAGCGGCCGGACGACCCTGCCTTATCGTTACGAGTTGGTTTGCAAGGAATGTGGTATGAGCTACAAACGCAAACGAAAGATGAATCCGAGCCGCTATCGTTGCGGGCGTTGCAAAGGAAAGCTGCTGTTGCGTGAGCTAACGATGTGA
- the thiL gene encoding thiamine-phosphate kinase, with the protein MAHDEFSLIRQWTSRSAGQEGNGLTVGIGDDAAVFSPAPEMEVVACCDAMVETVHFLKKTMNPSDIGYKAVISNVSDVAAMGGVARYALVSIAVSPQWTPDECQQIYEGIYEACQAYGVRVIGGDTVSAPDALHLSVTVLGEVEKGRAIRRSQAKPGQLVFVTGHVGTSAAGLHLLLQGETAERGVSASWETLMDAHQRPVAQIKAGRLLLESGACSALNDVSDGLASELWEIAEASGVSILVDAATVPIHDEVREYARHVEKDPLEWAFYGGEDYQLVGTLAKSHYEAVSKQFAVSGVRFTVIGEVVEKRHDPELMLQRDDQQLPLPKAGFNHFRSG; encoded by the coding sequence GTGGCACACGACGAATTTTCCCTGATCCGGCAATGGACGAGTCGTTCTGCGGGGCAGGAAGGGAACGGTTTGACCGTCGGGATAGGGGATGATGCCGCTGTCTTCTCCCCAGCGCCAGAAATGGAAGTCGTGGCCTGCTGCGATGCGATGGTGGAGACGGTTCATTTTTTGAAGAAAACGATGAATCCTAGTGATATCGGATATAAGGCTGTTATCAGCAATGTGAGCGATGTAGCAGCGATGGGCGGGGTTGCCCGGTATGCGCTTGTCAGTATCGCGGTAAGTCCGCAATGGACGCCTGACGAATGCCAGCAAATCTATGAAGGTATTTACGAGGCTTGTCAGGCATATGGAGTTCGTGTCATTGGTGGCGATACCGTTTCTGCGCCTGATGCCCTACACCTGAGTGTTACCGTACTGGGTGAGGTAGAAAAAGGGCGCGCCATTCGCCGCTCACAAGCAAAGCCTGGACAGCTTGTTTTTGTTACAGGGCATGTCGGAACTTCCGCAGCAGGACTACATCTTCTCCTGCAAGGCGAGACTGCTGAAAGAGGCGTCTCTGCATCTTGGGAGACATTGATGGATGCCCATCAGCGTCCCGTTGCCCAAATAAAGGCGGGCAGACTGCTGCTGGAATCAGGGGCATGCAGTGCGCTGAATGATGTAAGTGATGGACTTGCCTCAGAGCTGTGGGAGATTGCTGAAGCCAGTGGCGTATCGATTTTGGTCGATGCTGCAACGGTACCGATCCATGACGAAGTTCGGGAGTATGCACGGCACGTAGAGAAAGATCCGCTGGAATGGGCTTTTTATGGCGGTGAAGATTATCAATTGGTCGGAACGCTTGCGAAAAGTCACTACGAAGCCGTAAGCAAGCAATTTGCCGTTAGTGGTGTACGGTTTACTGTCATCGGTGAGGTGGTAGAAAAAAGGCATGATCCAGAATTGATGCTTCAGCGCGATGATCAACAGCTCCCGTTGCCCAAAGCGGGATTCAACCATTTTAGGAGTGGATGA
- the tsaE gene encoding tRNA (adenosine(37)-N6)-threonylcarbamoyltransferase complex ATPase subunit type 1 TsaE: MSYTWRLTGAQETQRFAEQLASLLEPGDFLAMEGDLGAGKTTFTQGLAKGLGVRQVVNSPTFTIIKEYQGRLPLYHMDVYRVGDDPDSLGLDDYFFGEGVCVVEWASLIEDVLPTDRMTVFLRREGEEQRMIELVPQGNRYVKLCKEFDFDARTGD; the protein is encoded by the coding sequence ATGAGCTATACATGGAGGCTCACGGGAGCGCAGGAGACGCAGCGCTTTGCCGAGCAACTGGCAAGTCTGCTTGAACCAGGTGACTTCCTCGCGATGGAGGGAGATCTGGGAGCGGGCAAGACGACTTTTACCCAGGGGTTGGCCAAAGGACTAGGAGTCCGACAAGTAGTGAACAGTCCGACCTTTACTATCATAAAAGAATATCAGGGGCGCTTGCCGCTTTATCATATGGATGTCTACCGGGTAGGCGATGATCCAGACTCTCTTGGTCTGGACGATTACTTTTTTGGCGAAGGTGTCTGTGTCGTAGAGTGGGCCTCTTTGATCGAGGATGTCCTGCCGACAGATCGGATGACCGTCTTCCTGCGTAGAGAAGGGGAGGAACAGCGTATGATTGAGCTGGTTCCTCAAGGGAATCGTTATGTGAAATTGTGTAAGGAGTTTGATTTTGATGCGCGTACTGGCGATTGA
- the tsaB gene encoding tRNA (adenosine(37)-N6)-threonylcarbamoyltransferase complex dimerization subunit type 1 TsaB, whose product MRVLAIDTSNLVLSVAVVEEERVLAEMTTNQQKNHSVRLMDCVSELLDATGTAPEELSGFGVANGPGSYTGVRIGVASAKSMAWSLNVPVIGVSSLEVIAMNATGFSGLIVPLFDARRGQVYTGCYCSEGMEAVRAQSTEQIILLREWLPLLRDLAQGEPILFLGEDVRLHRETIVQELGDQAQFASPAFNHPRAAHIGYVALRKLQEGGNAHELVPEYLQLAEAEAKWLAQKQAGAVKE is encoded by the coding sequence ATGCGCGTACTGGCGATTGATACATCGAATCTGGTGCTAAGTGTAGCTGTGGTAGAGGAAGAGCGAGTCTTGGCTGAAATGACGACGAACCAGCAAAAAAACCATTCCGTGCGTCTGATGGACTGCGTCAGTGAACTGCTCGATGCAACAGGAACAGCGCCAGAGGAACTCAGCGGCTTCGGGGTGGCAAACGGACCGGGCTCCTACACGGGCGTGAGAATCGGCGTAGCTTCTGCGAAAAGCATGGCTTGGTCACTGAATGTGCCGGTTATCGGTGTATCCAGTCTGGAGGTAATCGCCATGAATGCCACAGGCTTCTCTGGATTGATTGTCCCGCTGTTCGATGCGCGCAGAGGTCAAGTGTATACCGGCTGTTATTGTTCCGAAGGCATGGAGGCGGTACGAGCGCAGTCCACAGAACAAATCATCCTGCTGCGAGAATGGCTGCCACTGTTGCGAGACCTGGCGCAAGGAGAGCCGATCTTGTTCTTGGGTGAAGATGTCAGGCTACATCGGGAGACGATTGTGCAAGAGCTCGGGGATCAGGCGCAATTTGCTTCTCCAGCGTTCAATCACCCGCGTGCTGCCCATATCGGCTATGTGGCACTACGCAAGCTTCAAGAAGGCGGAAATGCGCATGAACTAGTTCCAGAGTATTTGCAACTGGCAGAAGCAGAAGCGAAGTGGCTTGCCCAAAAGCAGGCGGGGGCCGTAAAGGAGTAA